In Dermacentor variabilis isolate Ectoservices chromosome 1, ASM5094787v1, whole genome shotgun sequence, the genomic stretch gtcagccaattatACAAGAAagaccgctcaatgtaggcaatgttattcgttttgaaagcaaaccaaAGTGACCACCTgtaaacgagaagagcgtttgatttggttgttcaggcaacgctgcgggtcaccgcccgatgtttgtgtcagcggttacgtaaatttaacgccaagagattggaataaaacatagttggagtagttttacgttataaggcccggGGACTTGGCatgggcagtaaaaaaaaaaaaatccgaggacacctaagcatttcTTATGAAATTTGACAGTGAAAGCATTATTGTTcaattgaacaccgctgagcggttcgtcgagttatgaactcctcgcggacaaGCACAAGCGTTGAGACACGTGACaggttttgatttggccttaccgatgCGCCGTTAAACGCGGGCGAGAGCTTGCATGGACAAAGAACGCGCgcataacacaggcttctgagagcgagagcgagggtgacgtggcgtcgcggcgacacCCTCTCCCATAACACAACACCTGGCGCGATAGCGAGGCAGCAGGGGTTCCCTTTAGCCCggtctgctccgtcgaggcgcgctcgtggcgtggcgtcgcagccaatgggaaattAGGTGCCGTTTCCATACTGCAGATGACAGAGGCCGGCTTTTTCGCTAAAttggccatttgacgctttcgcatagaAAATAATTGCAGAAATGAACAGGGCAACTTCATTAGCATTTCAATGAGAATAACGTTTCCAGAGGGACTGTGTACTGAACTTTATATTACGCAAGAAAGCCGCACAGTCCCATTAGAAGTAATTGCAGAGAAGAGACGGACGTCCCATGTGTAATTAGAAACGAAGTTAGAAGACCTTTACAGGATATGTAAAGCTAAAAAGTGATAGGAGATGATGGAATAACAGTGCCTCTCATAAAAGGCGGCAGGATATTGCCCAAAAAAGCTTGTGATCATTTATATGCTTTCCTCATGACGACAAATATGCCAGACGTGGACGAATGCCAGCATAATGTTCATCCATGAGAAAGGTTACTTGAACGAATTCAAAATTTAATTACCTATTACCTTGCCTTCTCCTGTTGTATGAAATATTTAATAAAGTATTTCGAATAGAGTAGGGCAACACTTGATTTCAGTCAACCAAATGAACAGGCTGATTTAGAAAGGGACTTTCAACAACAGATGACATCCGTTTAAATAATCTGGTAATTGAAATACCTGAGGGATATAACCAATCTTTCTGTACGGCTAAAATACGAGAAGGCGTTCGATTCAGTAGAGACGCCAGCAGTTATATGGATGCATGGTGTAGTCACCGAGTTGGGGGAGCCCACATGGATatccagattccacagctaccaaAATTTTCCgcatgaaagagagacaaaaaTGTGCTTAAAAAAGACCCGAACAAGATGAGGCAATCACTAAATTATTATTATGTTCATGATAGCAAGAAGTATTCGAGACTTCAAGATTGGAAAGGATTATTTATATGGATTAATGGGTAATATCTCAGCAACACTGGAAATGCCTTGCAAGAAATTTTTGACGACTTCAAACGGCAATGTCTAGAGGTATGTTGCAAAGTTCATTAGAAAAAAATTTTCGATAGCCTCAACGCGAAGCAAGAGATCATTACTTAAAAAAAGAAGCCTCTTGAAGCTGTTCAAGAGCACTTTCACCTACGCCAAACAGTAATAGAGGGACCGGATCATCGAAAGTGAATCTGCAGACGAATCAGATAGATTTGGAACGCATATGGTAGGCACACCGAAGTCATTAACGGCAGCTCACCAATATTCCCGAATGAAAAAGTATATAATGAATGCATTCTACCACTATACTAACCTACGGAACTAAAACAACAAGCTTAGCCAGTAAACTTGAGAAGAAGCTAAGGACTGCGCAACGGGTGATGCGACGGGACATGGCTGGAGTGAAGATAAAAGACAGGAAAATGCTGGTAGGGGTTAAATAGCGCTCGTTCTAGTATATTATATTTGAGATTGAAAGCAAGCAGTGGAGTTGGGTAGGTAATGTGTTACGGGAAACAGATAACCGTTGTTGTAAGGGCGCAAGGACTGCAAAGGGAGATAGACATTGTTGAGGCTGGCAGAGAATCAGGTAATGTGTTGGTACGAAATTTCCAGGCATTAGAGTGGGCTCGCtgacgcaagacaggggtaatgggAGATGACTGGTTGAGGTCTTGGTCATACAGTGGACATGAAAGTTTATGATGATAATAATCATAGGAGAAAGTATGACTAGCTAGTCCTGGCAGTAGCTAAGCCATTGAGGTTGTTCGAGAAGGAGCCTTGGAAATAATTGATATCGCTATACCCTTCCTTTACAAATTTTACCGTTCTCTTTGGGACAGATAGATGGAGCTTTACGCCTTCGTTTGTTGCATACCGTGCATAGTGTGTGAGAATGGCGGCGTGAAGATAAGCGGCGTGGAAAATATAACGTCATAAGCGAAACACACATCGTAAGGTTAATGCTCCCTTTTGCACGAAAGGTGTTGCATAAGCATTGCCCTCTGGAGAAAGAGAAAAGCGATTTATTTTTTGCCCGTGTCTGCAAATAGCACCATGTGAAGCAAGCGATGCGCGCATACGCTCAGCCCGTCAAGCGCCTTTCAAAAGGAGACAGGGTTCTTGAAGATAAGGCGCAGCAGAACAATAGTTGCCGTTTAAGAAGGAAGGGAAGGAGATTGTTCTGTGATACGGGTGAAGTTCAAGGGCACGTATAATAATTTTTCGAAATGGTTGCGTAATACTATTTgcaaacacaaaatattttttcttgttgcaACAAAATATGACGGCCTTCTCTCTGGTAAAGGGCGCCAGGCAACGACGGCCAAATACCCATCGCTTGCTTTAGAGCACGCGAAACACATGCCTTGGAGAATGACTAATGCATCTATCGTGTCCACCTTTCTTTGTCCGTGCTTACTTTTCTGTGTGATGATTACCAAGTGGAATACGTACTTGAACCAAGAAAGTAGTAATTATAATGCTATCATACTGACAATGAGATTGTCTCGTCTTTAAAGAAGGCGTTTCAttttctcgttttgttttcaGGCTCAGTATTACGGCAACGTAAGCATTGGAACGCCGCCGCAGACCTTCCGAGTAGTGTTCGACACCGGCTCTTCAGATCTATGGGTACCTTCGGCCAGGTGTCCCCCGGAAAGTGTGGCTTGTAGTGAGTCGCCTATGCCTTTGTTTCTTAGAATCTCACTCAGAAAGCATGACATATTCGAGGCATACCGGCAGTAGAGAGGTGAAATTACGGATGCAATGAATATTACATGCCATGTCGCAGTGGACGTGGTTAAGGCAAACTCCAGAGCCTGCACTCACGAGGAAGTTATTACTCTACAACTGTTCGTAAGGACTTGTGCCAACGATTTGTGATGTTAGACGTGTTATTAGCGATAATTATTTAGATAAGTTTTCAGGTTTTTAAGTACCAAAATGACGGCCTgtttatgatgcacgccgtagttgggggtACTGGATTTATTTTGAGCActcgggggttctttaacgcgcacccactGCACGGTACACAAACGACCGAGAATAGAAGCCGCGACATCGTATTTCGCAGCCCAACATcgtagccattaagcaaccacggcggctttgtttttgctttgttttattcGTGAAGCAacaatcgtttttctttttccgtgTTATGTATACTGTTTACCGCACTTCGTCGCACGCGGTAACTAATTTACAGAGTTGTCAGTATTTTGTTTCTGCATACTAGCGACTAACTGCCAATATATTTATATAGCCACGTGCCGTGATTCTATACCGGGTGTAGGATTATCTATGCGTAAAATGCCTCATCATAAGCACTTACTGATGAAGATGGCATGGAAGAAGTAATGCACTAATGTGTCGCCTCACAGGATAACGAATTGCTCGGCTCGCGCTCTTATAAATTCATGTTATTTCATTTCGTTTGTCTCATTACTATGCGTAATGGATTGCTTGACGCAATGAGCAGCGCCGGCAAATTCGTGCGCGCGGAGCAGGGGCCCACGACCGCTATGACTGCTTCGGCTCGGAGACGTACGTGGAGCACGGCCAGCCGTTCCTCATCAGCTACGGCAGCGGCAGCATCATTGGCAAAGTCAGTCGCGACGTTGTGGCTCTCGAAGAGTACCGAGTGCGGGGCCAGTACTTCGGCGAGGCCTGGACAATGATCGGTGACCTGTTCATCTCCTCCAAGTTCGACGGCGTACTCGGTCTGGGATACCCGCAAATTGCGCTGATGCCTGGCCTGCCGGTTTTCGACAACATGATTGCGCAGGGGGTCGTGGCTCGACCACTCTTCTCGGTCTACATCAAGAGAGACGCCAGCAGCAGTGACGGCGGTGAGATCCTCTTTGGTGCCGTCGACGATGACCGCTACGATGGGAACCTCAGCTACGTGCCCGTCAGCGAGAAGGGATACTGGCAGTTCGACGTGGACGGGTTGGTCACCGCTTGCTCGCTTCCTGGCACGACACCCTCTTGTCACCAGTCGTTCGTGTTGCATTTTCTCTGGCAGGGCTACGTAAGTCGTGTAATAGTGCAACTATATATAAGCTGCATTGCGTATACCAGCGGCCTCCAACAGTAGCAATGAAGTCCGAATATTGCCATTAGAGCCTGCTTGTTGCCGCAATACAGCTTCGATGCTGCATTACTTCACACTTATAGCGCAGCCGGAGCACTTTGAAACGAGCAGTCATTAATGAAATTAGACTTGAGGTTTCAGCTTCTGCTCGTCTCCATTCTTATGCTATTAAAGGGGCTAGGCGGGCAGCGGCGGTAAAGGAATGAGCAGCTAGATTCAAATActtgttcaatggggctggttggttcatcttagaataaaaaaacaggaacagcgcaacacaggacgagcgagcaaagggcacaggacagcgctctgtcctgtgcccTTTACTCGCTCGTCTTGTTTTGCGCTGTTCCTGTTCCTGCTTGTTTGAATTTTTTCTGGTACAGTGCAGACTACAGGGCGTTCAGTTTAAGGTAAATATCTGTTAGTAATAATAGTTGTACTACAGTTTTCATATAGATAGGCGCTGCAGCTATTAAGTAAGAATAGATTCATATTTGATGGTCAGATGCGGTTGCAGGGCGGATCACTGATGAAATTCGCATCTatctatgaacgagaagaagaggAACCGAGGGATCCAATTATTGTTAGTCACAACCACATAAATCCAACAGATAATAAAaccaagaaaaacataggggACATTATTTGTTGCTTTAATTGAAGCGTAGAGTCGATAAGTTAAAGGGAAAAGAAATTGGGCGACATAGCAACTTGCCACCGGCGGGAGCTGGACCGGCAACCTTCGTATTACACGTGCGTTGCATTACCAATTGTGTTACGGTGGCGGCGGTTCCCATGTACAaattcttgggtatttgtgtatgTATGCAATATCTAACCCGAGGAGTGCTTAGCCAGCTCCACTCTTGGCCAACTCATGGTTTTTCAAAGGCAGCAGAGCAGGACAGAGAACGTGTGATATTTTCTCCATTTGTCGGAGGCACCAGTCACGCCGATGTATGCCTGGCCAACTCGGCTTAAGTTGGCCAGGTTTGAGTATGGTTGTTTTAAATATGTATACGTCTCTGAACACGCAGCGGCAGACGATGAGCTCAGTGGTGGCCGGCACAATGGTGTAAGTACAGTCATCGTTGGCAGCAAGATTACCATCACTGTAAGGCCGTGAGGCTGAGTGGACCAAACGATCATCACGATCGCCGTCGAAACCTATGACTTTGAGCGTCGTTCGTATGCGATCGAAATTAAGGAAACTGTGAATGATGCAAGATGTGCCCTGGCACTCTGATAGCACAGAATTACTATCAATGGGTTTCTCATTACAAGCTGCCATGACTGACACACGCAGAAACGGCTGCACTGCAAGGTGGGGTGAATACAACATAGAGTACTTTGTTGTGTTATGAACTTCTGCTTACAAGGTAAATCTATAGGTAAGTGCTGCGGGCTTCATACTGTGCAGTGCAGCCCATCTTGCGTCGGGAAACTTTCAGGGATTAAGAAATAAACACGACAAAACTGGGCGCTTCGGTGAAAGCTGAAAGGTGCAACATAAATTAGTGGCTGAGTTATGTTTTGTTAACATAATACCAAAGGAAGTGCACTGGTGAAATCAACCTCTGTTTGCTCTCCAAAGCTATAATTCATCTTTTCACGCAGTTGAGTTTGCACGCGAGTTCGGTAGACGACGGACTGACATTTACCACACTCTTTATCAATCTTTACCTTTGAATATTCATCGTAGTTTTCTGAATCTTTGTTCTTAAATGCTACTTTCAATTCTTTATTTTGATTTGTTCTTTAAAACTAATTCAGCTAACGTGTTGACAAAAACTTAACGTCTATGTTCGGCGATCATTCCATGCGCACGAAAACCTGCCTCGTTAGTGATTATCTAAACTAGGGCTAACTTAATTTTTCTTAAGAACAACTGCGATACTTTCCGTGTATCTAGTGATGACCGCTGTTTTCTTGCATCACTCGGGGAAACTGTATTATGCCAACGATGTACCGAAAGCTGGGTTATGGCCGCGTCTATATATTAAGTGAATCTGCACAGAAGTGGTGCGAAGAAGACACCTGTATGCAGATTTCTTCACTATGTATTGAAGAAGAGCCAGCTGTTATAGTGCTAATTGGCCCTACATGATTATTCAGATGTAATTGGTGCTATAAAACACGACCGTTCTAAAACACTGATGTTCGTCTGTTCTCGCGTGTTCGTCCACTTATAAGGCTAATCGCGTTTGAGCACTTTACTAAATGTAATTAAGAGGAATCGCTAGGTCAGCTCGAAATCCCATTTACAGATACGAATATGTAAAACAAAAATACTCTCTTTTAGACAACCGCTCAACGAActtgaataaaatttgttgcatttttgcAATAGTGCACTATTGAAAAGATAATTTTAAATTTAGTTGCTCATAATTTTTACGAAAATTTATAAGTTAAACAAAGAATTGAAACACCAAATTTACAGCACTGTATTTATACATCAAGAACAGGAGACCGGAATGTtctaaattatatatatataacagcagCTACAGCCGACCAATACGATAGGTTAGTTTGCGATTTACGCGGTAACATTGCATTCTTGCCTGAGCTTTCTTATTCACAAGTTAGTACAAGGTTTCAGGGAACTGTATAAGATATATCAACGTAGTACGCTTCGGGCGTTCTATTTGATCTAGTCGACAGTACTCTGGCCCTGTCTTCAATGAAgtttacgaatttgtaaacttggcTTCGTTCTTCAGAAATTTTCCTACTTCCGAAAATATCTGCTCCTCAAAAAATGTATTCGCAACACTCGGTAAATATTAGCTGTCGCTTTTTAAATGTAATCCATCATATCAACGTTGTTACACTGGATGGCCGAGCCTCTCTTACCATGTATTAGATAGGAGCTAAAGAGGCAGAATTTGCCTCTTACCACTTATTGTAGTGTCAAACAGCTTAATGGGCTAGTCTGAAATGATTTGTTTTCCCAATAGGCTCGGGTAAATTGTGAGTGAGCTCAAAGAGGAATATAATTTTTGCCGACCTCTATAAAAATCACTATATTTATTTgtgcattttcttctttttcagaaTTCAAGTTGGACACGACAGCAGCTTCTGTCATGGTGGTTGCCAGGCTATTGCAGACACAGGCACCAGCGCGATAGCTGGCCCCGTGAACGAGATCAGACGGCTGAACCACATGATTGGCGCCACTAAGTCGTCGTACGATTTGGTATGCGACATTATCTGCACTGTCAATACTCGCTCGAAAGGCAGAAGAAAGGTGCATAAGGGCTACCAACTGGAACATGAGCTCTCGTTAATTACCTTTCAGGCTGACATAAAAAACTAAGCTAGCGAGATAAAAAAGAAGGTATAGTAACTCGTCTTTAACATCTTCTGTTAAAAGAGCATGCGGATAATCTTGAAAGGTGTACATGACCGGGTTCTTTACTTTTGTTCAGATCAAACTACACATAGAAGCACAAATTATGTTCCATTGGACTTGTGCATTTGACTGCCTTAGCAGCGCTGAAGTGAACAGCATCGTTGCCGGTATGCAACGTCACCTTTCGCCAGCGATCGCGGACTGAGAGCCCAGCACAGGATGCTTCCTACGGGAAATTTTGAGAAATTAAAGCATAATGTCATTTTCATTGTTATGCGAACAGCATGACATCTGACGACCTCTGACGTACTCCAGGAGGTGCTATAACTTCTGAGCACATCAAAGAGTCTTCGACGCCAGAAAATCTTAGGAAATAGCATGTGATATTTCTCTCGTCAGACAGGAACACTACTTTCCGTGTTCTCTGGTGTTATGCTCTCTATCACCACCAAGCTGTCGCATTCCgccaatgaattttttttttcattgggcgGAGACATGTGCTTCGCGAAGTGAAcgtgcttttttgttgttgttgttttcgttgctcatTTTTTATGCTTTCCTCGTTGGTTAATGAAACTGTGGGTCTTTCTGCATGAAAACTACGGCCAAAACATGTTGTAGAGTAATGTCGACAGGATAGCTAAGTGAGTGTTGAAATACGACCTCATTCGTAACGATTAGAAGCCATTTCCGCCGCCAAAAGTCCTTTGATTTTACAGGCATTCAAATAATTGTAGAGCGTGGCTCACTACGTGAGTTAACAAATACATTAACCGGGCGCCGTGGTAGCTTGGTGGCTGTTGCATTGCGCTGCTTGGCTCGAGGTCTCAGATTCGATtctggccgcggcagccgcatttcgatcggcGGCAatatgcagaaacgcccgtgcaCCTACCAGGATATAAGtgtacgttaaaaaaccccaggtggttgaaattattcCGGAGATCCCCACGACGGCACGATCCTATTGtgtttttgacacgtaaaacaccGACATTAAATTTACATTTATTGTAAATTTAATTAAGGAATATACTATCAGTGTTGGCATGTTAGTGATATTGTTGCTAGATAAGCGACTTTCTTGTCTGTTTAGTGACAGTTTTTCTATTTAAGGCCCGGCGACCTGTTTTAGCGACATGACAGAACGGTTGGCGACATTTTAGCGATTTCGAAGTGAGGAAAGTTCCTTCGAAAATAGCTTTCCGTTTGGCcagaactggcccttgcgccatgaaaatGCATTATTTATCTTCAGCTTTCTAGGACGCaccttatatcatcatcatcatcatcatcatcatcatcatcatcatcatcatcatcatcatcatcatcatcatcatcatcatcatcatcatcatcatcatcatcatcatcatcatcagcctagttacgcccactgcagggcaaaggcctctcccatacttctctaactaccccggtcatgtactaattgtggccatgttgtccctgcaaacgtcttaatgtcatccgcccaccgaactttctgccgccccctgctacgcatcacttcccttggaatccagtccgtaacccttagtgaccatcggttatcttccctcctcattacatgtccggcccatgtccatttctttttcttgatttcaactaagatgtcgtttacccgcgtttgttgcctcacccaatctgctcttttcttatcccttaacgttacacccatcattcttctttccatagctcgttgcgtcgtcctcaatttcagcagaacccttttcgtaagcctccaggtttctaccccatatgtgagtactggtaacacacagctgttaaacactttccttttgagggatagtggcaacctgctgttcatgatttgagaatgcctgccaaacgcaccccagcccattcttattcttctggttatttcagtctcatgatccggatccgtggtcactacttgccctaagtagatgaatgaatgaatttatttccataaatatgcaagtttatggaggatataaggaaaaaagttacaaaagagcaacttgactagtccttaatccttctcgtgacagcagcagcagcaaacaaacacatgggaaaaaaaacaaaaaaaaaacaaaaaaaacagtaaacattctcatacaagtgtacatacagcagatagcaatagaaaaaatacataactcaataaaaagaagcctacttatacagacattaaaggctaataggcaccaaagtaattttttaacttgtttttactgcaagaaaagacatcaataccatcgttcattaacttatttaataaatgcggtaaagtatatgagagcttttgtttcgcatagttggtacgtgggtatggcacaaaccaatattccggaaatcttgtagcataatagcttctatttcgtgtcaagttggctatagacctgacgtggttaatgtttttctggcattccttaccatatgttaacgctaagcgaaaattcaagagatcaggagctttaagtatctttaagtctttaaataatgaattagttGGAAAGTCAAATGGCACTTTGCACACAACACGAATGGCTCTTTTTTGTAGACGAAAGATACGATTAATGTTAGTGGCAgatgttgtgccccaaaccaggcAGCCGTAATTTAGGTGACAAACAaatgatgtattcccttaccacttccagtgcttcgctacctatcgtaaactgctgttctcttccgagactgttaaacaatactttagttttc encodes the following:
- the LOC142590418 gene encoding lysosomal aspartic protease-like, translated to MRAAQFAPAFLVFVVVGAARAQVKIRLGRMQSARENIVGNKLPLGRVWPTVLGRPHGEGIITENLRNFLDAQYYGNVSIGTPPQTFRVVFDTGSSDLWVPSARCPPESVACRAHDRYDCFGSETYVEHGQPFLISYGSGSIIGKVSRDVVALEEYRVRGQYFGEAWTMIGDLFISSKFDGVLGLGYPQIALMPGLPVFDNMIAQGVVARPLFSVYIKRDASSSDGGEILFGAVDDDRYDGNLSYVPVSEKGYWQFDVDGIQVGHDSSFCHGGCQAIADTGTSAIAGPVNEIRRLNHMIGATKSSYDLLVVNCESLRTLPKIAFIIGGKRYVLRPKDYILQWELDGEKTCLSGFMGHDTKTSLWILGDVFLGRYYTVFDRGNDRLGFAEAR